The following proteins are encoded in a genomic region of Dioscorea cayenensis subsp. rotundata cultivar TDr96_F1 chromosome 8, TDr96_F1_v2_PseudoChromosome.rev07_lg8_w22 25.fasta, whole genome shotgun sequence:
- the LOC120267630 gene encoding putative receptor-like protein kinase At4g00960 produces MALQELLLLLLVLLILFPITTLSQRVPMFILCSTDSNYTKPSPFATNLAFLLSNLTVTTSKSSNLFSASSLGFIHGLAQCRIDANSSVCASCLNYSANAFSTYCPFGSSAALRFDFCLLRYSNISFFSQVSFDILYYLKNPRNASDPIVFNQRLDNLMSAVSPEASQSTLRFSVGTTNLSDFETIYVMLECTRDLSADSCGQCLDQVIEYLQTYCSGAIGCQMLAVSCTARYETYRFYSLSVVPPPPAAFTLPPPPASLPPPPAGGENRSIESGGKGSNSTLIVLVVVIPLAVAILFFAVCICLRRKSVRTAQRDELGSTSAESLLFDLPTIREATDNFSDENKLGKGGFGTVYKGTLRDGQEIAVKQLARISTQGFVELKNDVLLVAKLQHKNLVRLLGWCVENNEKILVYEYLQNASLDKFLFDPIKCQQLDWPRRYRIIEDIGRGLLYLHEDSRLRIIHRDLKPSNILLDEDMNPKIADFGFAKLFDMDETQGKASRIAGTLGYMAPEYALYGLLSVKLDVYSYGVMVLEIVTGQKNGSFQKNSETAINLLSTVWRYWNEGKGLELKDSSLGEEVSNEEVLRCIHIGLLCVQEDPKERPTMALVLLMLNSYSVYLPRPSTPGFLTQSSEISGVLSREKNSTLQENGKPNEEPYSSRSISLNGLSISEVEGR; encoded by the exons ATGGCTCTGCaagagcttcttcttcttcttctcgtccTCCTCATCCTCTTTCCCATCACAACCCTTTCTCAAAGAGTCCCCATGTTCATTCTCTGTTCCACTGACTCAAACTACACAAAACCAAGCCCCTTCGCCACCAACCTCGCCTTCCTCCTCTCCAACCTCACCGTCACCACCTCCAAGTCCTCCAACCTCTTCTCCGCCTCCTCCCTCGGCTTCATCCACGGCCTTGCTCAATGCCGCATCGACGCCAACTCCTCCGTCTGCGCCTCCTGCCTCAACTACTCCGCCAACGCGTTCTCCACCTACTGCCCCTTCGGCAGCTCCGCCGCCCTCCGCTTCGACTTCTGCCTCCTCCGTTACTCCAATATCAGCTTCTTCTCCCAAGTCAGCTTCGATATCTTGTACTATCTGAAGAACCCCAGAAACGCCTCAGACCCCATAGTCTTCAATCAACGTTTAGACAATCTAATGAGCGCTGTCTCACCGGAAGCATCCCAATCGACGTTGAGATTCAGTGTGGGCACGACCAACTTGTCGGACTTTGAGACTATTTACGTCATGCTAGAGTGCACTCGAGACCTTTCCGCTGATAGTTGTGGACAGTGCTTGGATCAAGTGATCGAATATCTTCAAACCTATTGTTCTGGAGCAATCGGTTGCCAGATGCTCGCTGTGAGTTGCACCGCCAGGTACGAGACCTACCGCTTCTACTCTCTTTCTGTGGTGCCACCGCCACCAGCGGCGTTTACTTTACCGCCCCCTCCAGCGTCTCTTCCACCGCCTCCGGCCGGTGGTGAAAACCGGAGCATTGAAAGTGGTG GAAAAGGCAGCAATAGTACACttattgttcttgttgttgttattccTTTGGCTGTGGCAATTCTTTTCTTTGCTGTTTGCATTTGTTTGCGGAGGAAATCAGTCAGGACAGCACAAA GAGATGAGCTGGGATCGACTAGTGCAGAATCTCTATTGTTTGACTTGCCTACAATTAGAGAAGCCACAGATAACTTTTCTGATGAGAATAAGCTTGGAAAAGGTGGATTTGGAACAGTTTACAAG GGAACGCTGAGAGATGGACAGGAAATAGCTGTGAAACAACTTGCAAGGATATCGACGCAAGGATTTGTGGAGTTAAAGAATGACGTTCTTTTGGTTGCTAAGCTTCAGCACAAAAACCTTGTAAGGCTTTTGGGCTGGTGCGTAGAAAACAATGAGAAGATTCTTGTCTATGAGTACCTTCAAAATGCAAGCCTGgacaaatttttatttg ATCCCATAAAGTGTCAGCAACTAGACTGGCCAAGGCGGTATAGGATCattgaagacataggtcgaggCCTTCTTTATCTTCATGAAGATTCGCGCCTTAGGATAATTCATCGAGACTTGAAGCCCAGCAATATCTTGTTGGATGAGGACATGAATCCTAAAATTGCAGACTTTGGCTTTGCAAAGCTTTTCGACATGGATGAAACACAAGGGAAAGCTAGTCGAATTGCTGGGACATT AGGATACATGGCACCAGAATATGCATTGTATGGACTACTCTCAGTTAAATTGGATGTTTACAGTTACGGCGTGATGGTATTGGAGATTGTGACTGGTCAAAAGAATGGCAGCTTTCAAAAAAATTCTGAGACTGCTATTAACCTTCTAAGCACT GTATGGCGGTATTGGAATGAAGGCAAGGGATTGGAGTTGAAGGACTCCAGTCTAGGTGAGGAAGTCAGTAACGAGGAAGTACTGAGATGCATCCATATTGGATTGCTTTGTGTCCAGGAGGACCCAAAAGAGAGGCCTACCATGGCATTAGTTCTTCTCATGCTCAATAGTTACTCTGTTTATCTTCCAAGACCTTCTACTCCTGGTTTCTTGACGCAAAGCAGTGAGATTTCTGGCGTGTTGTCAAGAGAAAAGAATTCCACTTTGCAAGAAAATGGAAAGCCAAATGAAGAACCTTATTCTTCAAGGTCAATCTCTTTAAATGGTCTCTCAATTTCTGAAGTGGAAGGACGATAG
- the LOC120267626 gene encoding cysteine-rich receptor-like protein kinase 10, producing MRRLMAFLSAGAQRASASSSMALQVLLVVLLLGLFPVTTLSVDNPTFVRCATDSNYTTPSPFATNLALLLSNLTATASNSATLFSNSSVGSAYGLAQCRPDASSSDCASCLNRSATAFSTYCPFASYATIRFDLCLLRYSSSNFFSQLDDSNPVGLVNPVNASDPTVFNRRLDDLMDEILPAASQSSSRFSVGTTNFSDFGDIYAMLQCTHDLSTSDCGQCLEQVVLYIPSYCSGKIGCQVFTVSCTARYETSPFFPSSLLSAPPPPPSPPPPANGGTQSAESGGNGSNTTTIVLATVIPLVALILFSFALFKFLRRRKPVRKAHTRGGVRGGEEKEVRSAESLLFDLSTIREATDDFSDDNKLGEGGFGPVYKGMLRDGQEIAVKRLARTSTQGFVELKNEVLLVAKLQHKNLVRLLGCCLEEGEKLLVYEYLRNASLDKFLFDPTKRGQLDWTRRYKIIEGIGRGLLYLHEDSRLRIIHRDLKASNILLDEDMTPKISDFGFAKLFGIDETQGNTSRIAGTYGYMAPEYAMHGLFSVKSDVYSYGVMVLEIVTGRKNSVFQESGSAPDLITTVWRRWNEGKGLELIDPSLVDKIRAEEVLRCIHIGLLCIQEEPTERPTMASVVLMLRTYSLSLPRPSTPAFFMQSYTTSESNKLSREADPIFLENEHANEERNRPRLISSNDLSISEMEAR from the exons ATGAGGAGATTAATGGCCTTCCTGTCTGCCGGAGCTCAGAGAGCTTCAGCTTCTTCATCCATGGCTCTGCAAGTGCTTCTCGTCGTCCTCCTCCTTGGTCTCTTCCCCGTTACAACGCTTTCTGTGGATAACCCCACATTCGTTCGCTGTGCGACTGACTCAAACTACACAACCCCAAGCCCTTTCGCCACCAACCTCGCCCTCCTCCTCTCCAACCTCACTGCCACCGCCTCCAACTCCGCCACCCTCTTCTCTAACTCCTCCGTTGGCTCCGCCTACGGTCTTGCTCAATGCCGTCCTGATGCCTCCTCCTCCGACTGCGCCTCCTGCCTCAACCGCTCCGCCACCGCCTTCTCCACCTACTGCCCCTTTGCCAGCTACGCCACCATCCGCTTCGACCTTTGCCTCCTCCGCTACTCCAGCAGTAACTTCTTCTCCCAGCTCGACGACAGCAACCCCGTGGGACTAGTAAATCCCGTCAACGCCTCCGACCCCACAGTCTTCAACCGACGTTTAGACGATCTAATGGACGAGATCTTGCCGGCGGCGTCCCAGTCGTCGTCGAGGTTCAGTGTAGGCACGACCAATTTCTCGGACTTTGGAGATATATACGCAATGCTACAGTGTACTCACGACCTGTCCACTAGTGATTGTGGGCAGTGCTTGGAACAAGTGGTCTTGTATATCCCGAGCTATTGTTCTGGAAAAATCGGGTGCCAGGTCTTCACTGTCAGTTGCACCGCCAGGTACGAGACCTCGCCTTTCTTCCCTTCTTCTCTGTTGTCGGCTCCGCCCCCGCCCCCTTCCCCGCCACCTCCTGCAAACGGTGGTACTCAGAGCGCTGAAAGTGGTG GAAATGGCAGCAATACCACAACCATAGTTCTTGCTACTGTCATTCCTTTAGTTGCTTTAATTCTTTTCTCCTTTgctcttttcaaatttttgcgGAGGAGGAAACCAGTTAGGAAAGCACATA CTAGAGGAGGAGTCcgaggaggagaagaaaaagaagttagGAGTGCGGAGTCTCTATTGTTTGATTTGAGTACCATCAGAGAAGCTACAGATGACTTTTCTGATGACAATAAGCTCGGAGAAGGTGGATTTGGACCCGTTTACAAG GGGATGCTGAGGGATGGGCAGGAAATAGCTGTGAAACGACTAGCGAGGACATCAACTCAAGGATTTGTGGAATTAAAGAACGAGGTCCTTTTGGTTGCTAAGCTTCAGCACAAAAACCTTGTAAGGTTGTTGGGTTGTTGCCTGGAAGAAGGGGAGAAGCTTCTTGTCTATGAGTACCTCCGAAATGCAAGCCTGgacaaatttttatttg atCCCACAAAGCGTGGGCAACTAGATTGGACAAGGCGATACAAGATCATCGAAGGCATAGGCCGAGGGCTTCTTTATCTGCATGAAGATTCACGCCTTAGAATTATTCATCGAGACTTGAAAGCCAGTAACATCTTGTTGGATGAGGACATGACCCCTAAAATTTCAGACTTTGGCTTTGCAAAGCTTTTTGGTATAGATGAAACGCAAGGAAATACTAGTCGAATTGCTGGGACATA TGGATACATGGCACCAGAATATGCAATGCATGGACTATTCTCAGTTAAATCGGATGTTTACAGTTATGGTGTGATGGTATTGGAGATTGTGACCGGTCGAAAGAACAGTGTCTTTCAGGAATCTGGGAGTGCTCCTGACCTTATAACCACT GTATGGCGACGTTGGAATGAAGGAAAGGGATTAGAGTTGATAGACCCCAGTCTAGTTGATAAAATCAGGGCCGAGGAAGTTCTGAGATGCATCCACATTGGATTGCTTTGCATCCAGGAAGAACCTACAGAGAGGCCTACCATGGCATCAGTGGTCCTCATGCTCAGAACttactctctttctcttccaaGACCTTCTACGCCTGCTTTCTTCATGCAAAGTTACACTACTAGTGAGTCAAATAAGCTGTCAAGAGAAGCAGATCCCATTTTTCTCGAAAATGAACATGCTAATGAAGAACGCAACCGTCCAAGGTTAATCTCTTCAAATGATCTCTCAATTTCTGAAATGGAAGCGCGATAG
- the LOC120267628 gene encoding putative receptor-like protein kinase At4g00960: MPWQLHHPSMALQPSLFLLLLLLFPFVKLSQGIPTRCSTDSNYTTPSAFATNLAILLPDLIATTANSSILFSTASRDSIYGLAQCRLGSSPSDCTSCLTISATNFSTFCPSGRSAGIRYDACLLRYSDTRFFSQLSNDSFESRTNGQAATDPVGFGSHVIDLMKEISSKAPRTPARFAAGTTNFSGGIYGMVQCTADLSVDDCEKCLNGTLNVFRGFPYGRVGSMVASLSCIARYETYLFFSLSLLSAPSPPPSSSGVNDAILNSGSGGKNSNTTTIVLVVVFVVVAGIVFFSGVCIYLRRRRRRRRSRRKPIRQSPDGGDESEFVSDESIVFDLATLRDATSDFSEENKLGTGGFGVVYKGVLRDGKEIAVKRLSATSRQGFVELKNEVILVAKLQHRHLVRLLGCCLEQQEKLLIYEYLLNASLDKFLFDPGRCQQLDWARRYKIIEGISGGLLYLHEDSRLRIIHRDLKAGNILLDGDMNPKISDFGFAKLFDIDETEGNTNRIAGTYGYMAPEYAMHGHFSVKSDVYSYGVIVLEIVTGRRSSGYEESANAAHLLSYAWRLWNEGRALELKDSSLGDRIQADEVLRCIHIGLLCVQEDPKDRPTMGTVVLMLRSYSFPLPKPSTPAFFIRSRISSQPNVDLRDMDLNQVNNRQCNQEQRVDSVNNLSITQLEGR, encoded by the exons ATGCCATGGCAGCTTCATCATCCATCCATGGCTCTGCAACCCTCCTtgttcctcctcctcctcctcctcttcccctTTGTGAAGCTTTCTCAGGGGATCCCCACTCGCTGCTCCACTGACTCCAACTACACAACCCCAAGCGCGTTCGCCACCAACCTCGCCATCCTCCTCCCAGACCTCATCGCCACCACCGCCAACTCCTCCATCCTCTTCTCCACTGCCTCCAGAGACTCCATCTACGGCCTTGCCCAATGCCGGCTCGGCTCATCCCCCTCCGACTGCACCTCCTGTCTCACCATCTCCGCCACCAACTTCAGTACCTTCTGCCCCTCGGGCAGGTCCGCCGGCATCCGTTACGACGCCTGTCTCCTCCGCTACTCCGACACTCGCTTCTTCTCCCAGCTCTCCAACGATAGCTTCGAATCCCGAACAAACGGCCAAGCGGCAACGGATCCAGTCGGTTTCGGCAGCCATGTAATCGATCTAATGAAGGAGATCTCATCAAAGGCCCCGAGAACCCCAGCTAGATTTGCGGCAGGCACCACCAACTTCTCCGGTGGTATATACGGTATGGTTCAGTGTACTGCCGATCTCTCAGTCGATGATTGTGAGAAATGCTTGAATGGTACTCTCAATGTTTTTCGAGGCTTTCCTTATGGAAGAGTTGGGAGCATGGTTGCTAGTTTGAGCTGCATCGCCCGGTACGAGacctatcttttcttctctctttcactGCTGTCAGCGCCATCGCCGCCTCCCTCGTCATCTGGGGTAAATGATGCGATCCTAAACTCCGGTAGTGGTG GAAAAAATAGCAATACTACGaccattgttcttgttgttgttttcgTGGTGGTTGCCGGAATTGTTTTCTTCTCTGgtgtttgtatttatttgaggaggaggagaaggaggaggagaagcagGAGGAAACCAATCAGACAGTCGCCAG ATGGAGGAGATGAATCAGAATTTGTGAGTGATGAATCTATAGTGTTTGATTTGGCAACTCTCCGAGATGCTACAAGTGACTTTTCCGAGGAGAATAAGCTTGGAACAGGTGGATTTGGTGTAGTTTATAAG GGAGTGTTAAGAGATGGGAAAGAAATAGCTGTTAAACGGCTTTCAGCGACATCAAGGCAAGGATTTGTGGAATTGAAGAATGAGGTGATTTTGGTTGCTAAGCTTCAGCACAGACACCTTGTAAGGCTGCTGGGTTGTTGCTTAGAACAGCAGGAGAAGCTTCTTATCTATGAGTACCTACTTAACGCAAGCCTGGAcaaatttttgtttg ATCCCGGAAGATGTCAACAACTGGATTGGGCAAGGCGGTACAAGATCATTGAAGGCATAAGTGGAGGGCTTCTATATCTTCATGAAGATTCCCGCCTTAGAATTATTCATCGTGACCTGAAAGCAGGAAACATCTTGTTAGATGGAGACATGAACCCTAAGATTTCTGACTTTGGCTTTGCAAAGCTTTTTGATATAGATGAAACAGAAGGAAACACTAATCGAATCGCTGGGACATA tgGATACATGGCACCAGAATATGCAATGCATGGGCATTTCTCAGTTAAATCAGATGTTTACAGTTATGGTGTTATAGTCTTAGAGATTGTGACTGGTCGAAGGAGCAGTGGCTATGAAGAATCTGCGAATGCTGCTCACCTTCTAAGCTAT GCATGGCGGCTTTGGAACGAAGGAAGGGCATTAGAGTTGAAGGACTCCAGTCTAGGTGATAGAATCCAGGCTGATGAAGTACTGAGATGCATCCATATTGGTTTGCTTTGCGTCCAGGAAGACCCAAAAGACAGGCCTACAATGGGAACAGTGGTTCTCATGCTCAGGAGTTACTCATTTCCTCTTCCAAAACCTTCTACTCCTGCATTTTTCATTCGAAGCCGCATAAGCAGTCAGCCAAATGTGGATTTGAGAGACATGGATCTCAATCAGGTCAACAATAGACAATGTAATCAAGAACAGAGGGTTGATTCTGTAAATAATCTCTCTATTACTCAACTAGAAGGACGATAG